Within the Oncorhynchus masou masou isolate Uvic2021 chromosome 1, UVic_Omas_1.1, whole genome shotgun sequence genome, the region AACTAGGTCAGAGGTCACAGAAACTGAGGAGGGAGTCTAAAACTATGGTCTCAACATTTTCCACTGATGCCACCCACTGACAGTCTCACACTGTagcacgctacacacacacacaaaaccaactGCTGAGATAGAAAGGAAATGTAAGGGTGTAATAGCATGTTTATTTATAAATAAGTATTGAAGCATAACAATATTAACAATGGACCAACAAGTACCAACATGTCTTTCAGTGTTGAGTTCCTGTTTAATTCATGATGATTGGAGTCTGAAGGCTGAAGAGTGCCCTAGCGTATGTGGCTACTGTGGGAACGAGCCTAACACTAGGCCTACTGGGAGCCCAGCACTAACCAACAgtatcatacatacacacaggctACCATGGGTGACATTTTAGATCTGCCCCAGGTATAAACATAGTATATACATCTAAAGTTCTAACCCCAGCCTGGCTCACATCCACCCAGAGTCTACTGACACTACAGGAGTTCCATCCTCTCTCTGATCATTTCAAACATCTGTTTGTGCATATGACTGGTTACGGACACACAACTGTGACAGAGCTGAATCATGCGGAGTGATACATCAGTTCCATCTGTCTTTAAACTTGATTGAATGTGCTTTACTGACACACCCCCCACCACAcaggaatcacacacacactcttactaATCCCTGTATGATTCACCAAACCCTAGTTCATCAGCATTCTGCAGACACACTgaggggatggatggataaaTGGTTTCGTGGTAGGGCTGTATGAAATAATGAATACATGGATAGATAAAGGGATGAATGTATTTATGATCATGACTTTAGAACCTGCTGAGGGCCATGCGGAGCATCAGAGCCCCAAGTAGCAGAGCAGGGCTGGCTCCCAGGACTCCAGCTGTGTTTTTGTGCTCCCCATGCTGGTGGCCCTTATGAGGCCCATTGCAGTCATCAGTGAAACAACACTCCATCTTGGCTCCAGAGTTGCCACTGTGGGCCTTATCACAGAATGCTTTGTAGGAGCATGACTTCATCACCGTGTCTGAaacacaggagggagagagggaggagagaggagtgtgaggaagggagagagaggaaagatgtGAGGAAtgacatttttggggggttttaCAGCTTTATCTACATACACATACACGGTACTTTTATATACAGCAATCACATAACTATATTTTTTACAACATTTTGATTTAAATAGGTAAGTCAGTTagtggcagttagcctagtggttagcatgttaggccagtaaccgtaaaggttgttggatcgaatcccagagttgacaaggcaaaaatctgtctttctgcccctgaacaaggcagttaacccactggtccccGGTAAgctgtcattgcaaataagaatttgttcttaactgacttgtctagttaaataaattatttacaatgacggccaaacccggacaacgctgggctgccctataggactcccaaatGTGGTTGATAAAGACTGCTGGGTATTTATCCAGAATCCTGAGAGATGATGACACAGTGGTTACAGGGCACGGCGAGGGAGAACTACTGCTGACAAAAGAGAGAAATACCAACACATGTACTCTATTATCAAATTTCCGTGGTCATTGATTTAGTGTGTGAAATAGTATAGTAGCTTAAAGACTTGTGTTTATTTAGCTTTAAAAATCGGTTTTGTACAAGATGTGTTCGTGTCAGTTCCACAGTAGCTAGAACACCGATAATATACAATTGAAGTCTAACTTTGCGGATCTTTGCGGAATTTAATATTTTTGCAATCTAATGATTTCAGATCTACAGAAGTGTCTATAGGAGGCAGGGTCGATGTGGATTTCAGCACTTGTACATCTGTGCTCTACTTTCTGCTGTGTATAGTCAAAGATAGCTCATCTGTGTTGTTTTCAATGGGAGAAAATTAATCATAGTGGTGTGTTCTAGCAGGTGTTTGCATATTTCAAAAGTGCACATGTGCGATAATTCACCCTTGCACTCCTTGTAAACAATACAATTTGTAGAAATGTTGGCAAAGGGTAACATCTACAAAACGTAGTGCACTCTGTTCTTAACATAttttagttttgggaacagaaaccTGAATTGAGAGCTTTCCTTAGATGACAAAATCTGCAGAATGTTGGTCCAGTTCTCTCTCGCGCCATATTCCCCCACTGCAGACCACTGGGCTTCCTCTTCGCACCATATTTGGTGGAGAGTGGAAATTCAACCGGATGCTTCAGATGTATACTGCCGGTGAAACATATGGCTCGTTGTTCTATCTGTGGTGTAGTGCTGATGGTGGTGCcacagtttctaaacccagacCAAGTCAGTGGGAGAAGTAAAACATTCTTTAGCTGTTCATTTTCTCGAAATCTAAAAGGCACAACGTATGTTCGAGCCAATTTCGTAAGTAGTCGATGTTATTTCTCCAACCTCGTGAAAGTGACACTGAAACGTTTATTTGTCAAAACAACTTTATATCAAAGGAGTGAGTGCCTTTGATTTGATGGCCTGCACAGGCGCAGCTCAGCGCGAGACAACCGTTGGACCGGTGACGTGTTTCTACGTATGAAGCTACCTAACCAACGTCGCCTTGACATCGCCTACAGGTGTGATCAGGGATTTCTAAATGGAGAAGCAGTTTCAGCCTATCTTCacactgtactgtctttggtgGCGCTGTCCTACACTACAGTCAGGAAAATCAACTGACTCCTAGAACTAGCCTGGCATCTAGTGGTAGAAAAGAATACTGCATGCTTTGGTAATAATTTATGGGTGTGTACTCACTCTGTCCTGTGATGGTGGAGCAGGCGTCAGCGAATTGAGGGCAGGTGGTGGATCCTTGTTTAGTACAATCATCCTCATTGGACGCTACGCATGAGTGACACTTCAGTGCGTGACCTTTACACATGGAACAGGAGAGAACATCTGAGATGAGACTAAGCAGCAtgtaccaacacacacagacagaaagactaGCAATCCCTCTGCAAAAAGGTTGGATCGATGCTACCTCTCAACATAACCCTAACTCTCAACATGCACGCATTGTCCCTGAGTAACCGGGAGCCCATAAATACAAACTAATAACTGATAATGTACAGAGCATCTCCAAGGCTGTCTCTGTGACCTAACCAGGAATGACCCTGTCCATATGATCTGTCAACCCCTCTGGCTTTTATGAACAAGTAAGAGCACACTGAAACCCACTGTCAGCcggtcagacagacacagataagTAAACAGAGCACTTCAAGGCACAACCCTTACCATTATGATGACTTAAAATATATGAAACCTGACCCCCTGGTAcatttagggttagtgttgatcTATTGCTAGTGTTGACCTACGGTTAGTGTTAGCATCAGTTACTCTCATTGTGTCCCAAAATCTTGGTGAATTATGTGATCCAACTAAGCTCTTGACATTTTGTTTGCCACCCACCAGATAAACACAACATTTCTAACCTGATTACATCGTTTAACAATGACCCAGTAAAGACTACATATTCAGACCCACCGTTTAGAGTCAGAGCCCCCTTCAAAAAGCCCTCTTATAACCAACCCCCTTGTAAAACCCTGAACCCCCCCATACGGTCCCCCTCCAGTTGATCCTATAACCCTGCTACTAGATGATCAAGGGTACTTACTGTGGAATGCCAGGGATACCAACATCAGCAGAGCCAGGACAGTCTTCATAGTGCTGGagtgggagcagagaggaggtaaacgtagaggagagaaaagagaatgggagcagagaggaggtaaacgcagaggagagaaaagagaatgggGGCAGGGGTGTCTTGGGGACAATAACATCTTAGCCCTAATCCCTATCAACCCTGCACACCCAGCACCCTTTGTTATTGTGTTAATGAGCTTACCCAGGGTAGCTTTGACAGGGTCAGGTATACTGTCAGTACTGTTGTCTGTACTGTATTCACTCACTTACCTTCGCGGTCAGCACCCCCCCTACAGTATGCTGTCTTAGTGATCAGAGAAATAATGCAACCACACTGGGGTTATCACAGACCAGTCACACCAACTACAGGGAAATGCACATGTGCTTGCCCTCTAACATGCATTTTACACAGTATGTATGAGTCTGCGGGCATTTGTCTTTATCTCTGTGTGTCACACAGAGGAAATAGTGTCAGGGGATGTTAACTCTGAGAATAAGAGGATAAAGCCGACATGGTGACACCTTTCACACTCTTCTCTGTTCGGCTGCTCGTCCAGGGCTAGACTACGGTTCACTTTGGCAAAGACCGGAGGATTCAGTTCAGTCAGTGCTTGTAGCTGTGATGTCAGACCCAATCTGTCTAGCTGTGATGTCAGACCCGTCCTCTGAAGCTGTGATGTCAGACCATACCTGTGAAGCTGTGAACAGAGAAACTCTCCTGCAcacagaagccatgagaaaactCCTTTATTACTGCAACCTTGTTTACTCAGGACACACTGCATCTACCATATTAGTCAACATAGTCAGTATAGCTGTACTTTTATTACCACTTCACAAATAATGACAATTCAAAAGAGATCGGTGACacgtttaaaaaacaaaaaatgtttaACGAAACCGTCAATGACGCTGGAGGCAACGCAACTGCAGAATGGCGCAAAAATGTGCATGATAGAGACGGCTGTCAAcgaatcagcattcagggctggaaccacccagtttataatgcagctTGTTTAACTATGGTTGACCACAGAGCAGTATGATGGAGAGGGAACAAGTACTGTGAGGCGGTGAGATTCTCCACAGGGGTGACGAGCATTTAACACAACCAGTTCAGCGGAGAACAGTTAAGCAGTGAATAAGAGAAACGTTATCTTTCTATGCCACTAAATAGGTGCTGCAgtaaaacacactggttgtgtcccaaagggcaccctatatagtgcactacattggaccgGGGTCAATGGGAGCTCAAGTAATCCTGGAACAGTTCCCTCTACCGCCATGTCATAACATTTCACACCTGGACACTACAGGTGCTGTGCATGTCAGTGGCCAGAGGGGAACATGAGTAAAAATGACAGCCACAGTCATTCAAACACGTCCAGTTTACAGTATGCTTGAACATATACAAAATATATAGTCTTTGTATTAAATTATCCATTTCCAGATTGGAGTAGAGTACTCAGTTACTCAATACACTGGCCTGAGACAAACACTAACTAGGTGGAGTTTAGGACAGCGAGAAATCCTTCCCTGTGCAGTTATGCTGGAGGTGATCTAAACCTGTCCAAGACCACActatacagtagacctacagccccTCCTCCACTGCTAACACAAGGCCTCATTACAGACAGGAGAAAAGCTTTATACTTTCCAGGACAACGCCCCACACGACCCCTATCAATAGCAGTGCATCCTAAACCCTATGTCCATATCCCCCTTCCCTGTAATAGTGTAGTCATACAGAAGGGTCAAACACAGCTCACCCCTGA harbors:
- the si:ch211-113d22.2 gene encoding uncharacterized protein si:ch211-113d22.2 codes for the protein MQCVLSKQGCSNKGVFSWLLCAGEFLCSQLHRYGLTSQLQRTGLTSQLDRLGLTSQLQALTELNPPVFAKVNRSLALDEQPNREECESTMKTVLALLMLVSLAFHSHALKCHSCVASNEDDCTKQGSTTCPQFADACSTITGQNTVMKSCSYKAFCDKAHSGNSGAKMECCFTDDCNGPHKGHQHGEHKNTAGVLGASPALLLGALMLRMALSRF